TATATCAAAGAAGGTTTACTATGGTTGAAGAAAGACTGACATTAGAGCCGGAAGTTCAAGAAATTTTCCAGTGCATTGATAGCAAGCGTAACTTCTTGTTAAGTGGAGGCGCAGGAAGCGGTAAGACCTATTCTTTGGTTCAGGTTATCCGTCAGGTTATTGCTGAAAATCCCACGGCTAAGGTGGCCTGCATGACCTATACAAATGCAGCAGTTAAAGAAATTGAAGAACGGGTAAATCACAATAATCTGAATGTCTCCACCATCCACGATTTTTTGTGGGACAATATCAAACATTTTCAAAAGGAACTGAAGGCTGCCATCATTGCTTTGGCGAATGACGAAAATGCTAAACTATCCATTGATGAAGACGGCCCCATACCGGAAACTTATTTTGACGAACTTGAAAAGGGTATCCAGTATAAGGAATATTTAAAACTCAAAGAAGGTATTATTTCCCATGACGAATTACTGCTTGTAGCAAACCATCTTTTTGATAAATATCCTAAGCTCAGTGCTATTGTTAAAGACAAATACCAGTTCATTTTTATTGATGAGTATCAAGATACAAATACAGCAGTAGTGGATATTTTTCTGAATCATTTCAAGAAAAGTGAAAAGAAAAACCTTGTAGGTTTCTTTGGAGACGCTATGCAATCAATTTATGATGATGGTATAGGTAATCTTGACCAATATAAAGGAGACGCAGCAGATACAGTAAAAGAAGTTAAGAAAGCCCAAAACAGAAGAAGCCCCCGAAAAATAATTGATTTGGCAAACAGACTAAGAACGGACGGCATAACCCAGGAACCCTCAGCTGATATAAAAGCACCAAATATGACGGATGGTCAGGTGAAGGAAGGTAATATTCTGTTTATCCACTCAGCCAATGGTGATGTTTCTACGGTAAAGCAGTACCTATCCGAAAATCATGGATGGAATTTCAACAATGCAGAGGAAACAAAAGAGTTGAACCTGACACATAATCTTATTGCTGACAAAGCAGGTTTTCGTACACTAATGGATATTTATGACAAGGATTTGATTTTGAGTTACCGGGACAGAGTAAAGAAATACATCAAAGACAAAGCTATCACTACTGATTTTTCGCAAAATACATTTGGTGAGGTTATCGCAGCCTTGGCGTCCGGTAAAACAGGCAGAGAATTAAATGCAGTAAATCCAACCGCTTCAATGCAAACTTTTATAGATGACAATCAGCCTCTTTACCAGATTGCATTGAACTATAATTATGAAGCGTTCTCAAAAATCTATGTCAATAAAGACCAGTTATTGGATGATAAAAAACAGAATGAAGATGATGAGAACAAAAAAGGCTCAAAGCGAGACAATCTGATAAAGCATCTGTTAAAAATTCAAAACAATATCATGCTATACCTAACCGGCAGGTATAACGAATTTTTGCGAGTAACCGATTACCGAGACAAAATCCAAAGTATTGCCGCCAAAAGAACATTGAAGGATAATATTGAAAGTCTTGTAAATGTGGTAAACAAGACCATTGAAGAAGTTATTAGTGATGCCCATGAAAAAGGCATTTGCCTGATAGATGATAAATTGGAGGACTTTAAAGTAAAGAAGGAATATCTATACAATAGAATAAAGGAGGTTCAGTACAGCGAGTTTCAAAAATTGTACGATTATCTGGAAGGGAAAACACCATTTTCTACTCAGCACAAAACAAAAGGGACAGAGTTCGACAATGTGCTGGTCATATTGGATAACGGGGGCTGGAATA
This is a stretch of genomic DNA from Flavobacteriales bacterium. It encodes these proteins:
- a CDS encoding ATP-dependent helicase translates to MVEERLTLEPEVQEIFQCIDSKRNFLLSGGAGSGKTYSLVQVIRQVIAENPTAKVACMTYTNAAVKEIEERVNHNNLNVSTIHDFLWDNIKHFQKELKAAIIALANDENAKLSIDEDGPIPETYFDELEKGIQYKEYLKLKEGIISHDELLLVANHLFDKYPKLSAIVKDKYQFIFIDEYQDTNTAVVDIFLNHFKKSEKKNLVGFFGDAMQSIYDDGIGNLDQYKGDAADTVKEVKKAQNRRSPRKIIDLANRLRTDGITQEPSADIKAPNMTDGQVKEGNILFIHSANGDVSTVKQYLSENHGWNFNNAEETKELNLTHNLIADKAGFRTLMDIYDKDLILSYRDRVKKYIKDKAITTDFSQNTFGEVIAALASGKTGRELNAVNPTASMQTFIDDNQPLYQIALNYNYEAFSKIYVNKDQLLDDKKQNEDDENKKGSKRDNLIKHLLKIQNNIMLYLTGRYNEFLRVTDYRDKIQSIAAKRTLKDNIESLVNVVNKTIEEVISDAHEKGICLIDDKLEDFKVKKEYLYNRIKEVQYSEFQKLYDYLEGKTPFSTQHKTKGTEFDNVLVILDNGGWNKYNFENMFLNTGTESVLERTQKIFYVCCTRAKKNLAVFYHNPSQQVIIRATEWFGNENVIEI